From Proteiniborus sp. MB09-C3, the proteins below share one genomic window:
- a CDS encoding C40 family peptidase, translated as MKLVKRCAAAFTVAALMFVTSTAFGDTGVFIKNAVLVNKDGECVTSFSQGSRVYISEENESQYIINEDDDIYHGDKQDLLIVTKKTRIFRVKNEAAVMYLEPNINSNPLKELMPNQILYPESLEDQFGLFRTEDNKKGYVLLSSIEEGFIEKENISQATATATLTVKNSENKYLHIKKLDILYIKDFKDNQYIVLDEEGNEFLVNPLLVSLNSENVQASRSTFNRKSTTNVSKVIEYAYNSIGKPYVYGDTGKKGYDCSGLVYSIFLQIGVELPRSSSSQASSGVLVKKEDLIAGDLIFFNTNGKGVSHVGLYIGDGKMIHASTSSKKVKIDEINSSYYGKRYVTARRIIGN; from the coding sequence GTGAAGCTAGTGAAAAGATGCGCTGCAGCTTTTACTGTTGCTGCTTTGATGTTTGTAACAAGTACAGCTTTTGGAGACACGGGGGTATTTATAAAAAATGCAGTATTGGTGAATAAAGATGGTGAATGTGTTACAAGTTTTTCACAGGGGTCAAGGGTATACATTTCTGAGGAAAATGAAAGTCAGTATATAATCAATGAAGATGATGACATATATCATGGGGACAAGCAAGACCTACTTATAGTTACGAAAAAGACCAGAATATTTAGAGTAAAGAACGAAGCAGCAGTTATGTATCTGGAGCCAAATATAAATTCTAATCCATTAAAGGAACTAATGCCAAACCAGATTCTTTATCCAGAAAGTCTAGAGGATCAATTCGGTTTATTTAGAACTGAAGATAATAAAAAGGGATATGTACTTCTTTCGTCAATAGAAGAAGGCTTTATAGAAAAGGAAAACATTTCTCAAGCTACAGCTACAGCAACTTTAACTGTAAAAAATAGTGAAAATAAGTATTTACATATTAAAAAGCTAGATATATTATACATAAAAGATTTTAAAGACAATCAATACATAGTATTAGATGAGGAAGGAAACGAGTTTTTAGTAAATCCTCTTCTAGTTTCTCTTAATAGTGAAAATGTACAAGCTTCAAGATCTACCTTTAATAGAAAAAGTACTACCAATGTTAGTAAAGTAATAGAATACGCATATAATTCTATTGGGAAGCCATATGTCTATGGGGATACAGGAAAAAAAGGTTATGATTGTTCAGGCTTGGTTTACTCTATTTTTTTACAAATAGGAGTAGAGCTACCACGTTCATCTAGTTCACAGGCTAGTTCCGGAGTACTTGTGAAAAAAGAAGATTTAATAGCTGGTGATTTAATATTCTTTAATACTAATGGTAAGGGAGTATCTCATGTAGGTTTGTATATAGGTGATGGAAAGATGATACATGCTTCTACTAGTTCTAAAAAGGTTAAAATAGACGAAATAAATTCCTCTTATTATGGGAAAAGGTATGTTACTGCAAGAAGAATAATTGGAAATTAA
- a CDS encoding deoxyguanosinetriphosphate triphosphohydrolase: protein MYFRLEAEKMEGIVLSKYAALSKNSKGRITKEEKCTIRTDFQRDRDRIIHSKAFRRLKHKTQVFIAPEGDHYRTRLTHTLEVAQISRTIARALRLNEDLTEAIALGHDLGHTPFGHTGENVLDEIHQNGFKHNVQSLRVVDLLESSRESKGLNLTYEVRDGILNHTGDSIAMTLEGQIIKFADRIAYINHDIDDSLRASIISEDMLPKDCIKVLGLKHGERINTMIRDVILNSHNSNRIGMSEEVKFYTDKLRDFMFENVYLNKKAKGEEEKAKRIIKLLYEYYMENFDELPKEHKNFYKDLDCSREDIICDYIAGMTDRYVINKYKQIFIPKSWNK, encoded by the coding sequence ATGTATTTTAGGTTAGAAGCGGAGAAAATGGAAGGTATTGTTCTATCAAAGTATGCAGCTCTAAGTAAGAACTCAAAAGGAAGGATAACAAAAGAAGAAAAATGTACTATTAGAACTGACTTTCAAAGAGATAGAGATAGGATTATTCATTCAAAAGCTTTTAGAAGACTAAAACATAAAACACAGGTTTTTATTGCACCTGAAGGTGATCACTATAGAACTAGACTAACACATACATTGGAAGTAGCTCAAATTTCTAGAACTATAGCAAGGGCATTACGATTAAATGAAGATTTAACTGAAGCCATAGCATTAGGTCATGATTTAGGGCATACTCCCTTTGGACATACAGGAGAAAATGTATTAGATGAGATCCATCAAAATGGCTTTAAGCATAATGTTCAAAGCCTTAGAGTAGTAGATTTGCTTGAGAGCTCAAGAGAATCAAAGGGTTTAAATCTAACCTATGAGGTAAGGGATGGAATTTTAAATCATACAGGGGATTCAATAGCTATGACTTTAGAAGGGCAAATAATCAAATTTGCTGACAGAATTGCCTATATTAATCATGACATAGATGACTCATTAAGAGCAAGCATTATTTCAGAAGACATGCTGCCTAAGGATTGCATAAAAGTATTAGGATTAAAGCATGGAGAAAGAATAAACACAATGATAAGAGATGTTATACTAAACAGCCATAACAGCAACAGAATTGGCATGAGTGAAGAAGTTAAATTTTATACAGATAAATTAAGGGATTTCATGTTTGAAAACGTCTATTTAAATAAAAAAGCAAAAGGTGAAGAGGAGAAGGCAAAGAGAATAATAAAATTATTGTATGAGTATTATATGGAAAATTTTGATGAATTGCCTAAAGAGCACAAAAATTTCTATAAGGATTTAGATTGCAGTCGAGAGGATATAATATGTGACTATATTGCAGGGATGACGGATAGATACGTTATAAATAAATATAAGCAAATCTTTATACCTAAATCATGGAATAAATAA
- a CDS encoding pyruvate, water dikinase regulatory protein produces MGNNTIIYVLSDSIGETGEQVAKAAISQFNSGKYETRRFPFVTDEEQILEIFQEAKHEKCIIVFTIVIERLRAFILEKAKEYNIQAVDLLTPVLDSLRNIVGMEPKREAGIIRKLDEQYFRKVEAIEFAVKYDDGKDTRGIKKADIVLIGISRTSKTPLSMYLAHKNLKVANVPLVPEVPPPDELFEQDPKKIIGLTANPIKLNEIRQERLRALGLSNNANYASMDRIKSELEYSDKIMKRLGCPVIDVSTKAVEETAGIILEMKKLKSDI; encoded by the coding sequence ATGGGTAACAATACCATAATATACGTATTATCTGACTCTATAGGTGAAACTGGTGAACAAGTCGCAAAGGCAGCTATTAGTCAGTTTAACTCAGGAAAATACGAGACGAGAAGATTTCCATTTGTTACAGATGAAGAACAAATATTAGAAATTTTTCAGGAAGCAAAACATGAAAAGTGTATAATAGTATTTACTATTGTAATAGAAAGATTGAGGGCTTTTATATTAGAAAAAGCAAAGGAGTATAATATTCAGGCCGTTGACCTTTTAACTCCAGTACTAGATTCTCTTAGGAATATTGTTGGTATGGAACCAAAGAGAGAGGCAGGAATAATAAGAAAATTAGACGAGCAGTATTTTAGAAAGGTAGAAGCTATAGAATTTGCAGTAAAATATGATGATGGAAAGGATACAAGGGGCATAAAGAAGGCTGATATTGTACTAATAGGTATTTCTAGAACTTCTAAAACACCTCTTAGTATGTATTTGGCACATAAAAACCTAAAAGTTGCCAATGTTCCATTAGTGCCAGAGGTACCACCACCAGATGAATTATTTGAACAAGATCCAAAAAAAATAATTGGATTGACAGCCAATCCAATTAAACTAAATGAAATCAGGCAAGAAAGATTAAGAGCTTTGGGACTAAGCAACAATGCTAACTATGCAAGCATGGATAGGATTAAGTCTGAGCTAGAGTATTCAGATAAAATCATGAAAAGACTAGGATGTCCTGTTATAGATGTATCGACTAAGGCTGTTGAAGAAACAGCGGGAATAATATTAGAGATGAAAAAACTAAAAAGTGATATATAG
- the dnaG gene encoding DNA primase translates to MPYIFNEDIIREIRESNDIVDVISEYVTLKRTGSNFVGLCPFHNEKTPSFSVSPSKQMYHCFGCGEGGDAISFIMKYANLDFVEALKLLANRANIVLDEKEANVDSKTEREKEIILNINRETARYFFDNLLDDNNALKYLYNRGINKKTIKAYGIGYAKNSWDGVLSFLLKKGYSEEQIEKAGLVIKHSDGNRYYDRFRGRVMFPIIDTRGRVIGFGGRTIADAQPKYLNSPDTPVFSKGNNLYGLNTAKKYSRNRIILVEGYMDVVSLYQNGINYSVASLGTALTANQSKLLKRYSNDIYICYDSDNAGLNAASRALDIMKEEKINAKVIFLPDGKDPDDFIKENGSNRFEHFLNNSLNYLDFKILFYKKRYNLNTLEGKIDFTKEISNMLKQIESPIELDAYINKVSLETNISIDAIREEIREKQRGQTNSAIKDKYINTNYRNTNKYNILPVKYNLEPGHLMAEKNLLNFLIKDKKIFDHIKDRFRPDDFLEQVYRRAAEIIFDIYNNEEEIHQDEITIHFEGEELEKLKEVINLESDFGEDEKIKAVEDYIKKINYYELKIRKNDIKEQIADIQNNKARIKGDVEKLIRELCLELIEIDKELKLHQ, encoded by the coding sequence ATGCCTTATATTTTTAATGAAGATATTATAAGAGAAATTAGAGAAAGTAACGACATAGTAGATGTTATTTCGGAGTATGTTACGCTTAAACGTACTGGTTCAAATTTTGTTGGACTATGCCCATTTCACAATGAAAAGACTCCTTCATTTTCTGTATCTCCTTCTAAACAGATGTATCACTGTTTTGGATGTGGCGAAGGTGGAGATGCTATTTCTTTTATTATGAAATATGCAAACTTAGATTTTGTAGAAGCACTTAAGCTATTAGCAAATAGAGCAAATATAGTGCTAGACGAAAAGGAGGCAAATGTTGATTCTAAGACGGAACGAGAAAAAGAAATAATCTTAAACATAAATAGAGAGACAGCAAGATATTTCTTTGACAATTTGCTAGATGACAATAATGCATTAAAGTATTTGTATAATAGAGGGATAAACAAAAAAACAATAAAGGCATATGGAATTGGATATGCAAAAAATAGCTGGGATGGAGTATTATCATTTCTACTAAAAAAAGGATACTCAGAAGAGCAAATTGAAAAAGCGGGCTTAGTTATAAAGCATAGTGATGGAAACAGATATTATGATAGATTCAGAGGAAGGGTGATGTTCCCCATAATAGATACTAGGGGACGTGTTATCGGTTTTGGGGGGAGAACAATTGCTGATGCTCAACCAAAATACTTAAACTCACCTGATACACCTGTTTTTTCAAAAGGAAATAATCTTTATGGTTTGAATACTGCAAAGAAGTATAGCCGAAATAGAATAATTTTAGTAGAAGGATATATGGATGTCGTTTCACTATATCAAAATGGAATAAATTACTCAGTTGCATCTCTGGGAACTGCTTTAACTGCTAATCAGTCTAAGCTATTAAAGAGGTATAGCAATGATATATATATATGCTATGATTCCGATAATGCAGGATTAAATGCAGCAAGTAGAGCATTGGACATAATGAAAGAGGAAAAAATAAATGCTAAGGTAATATTTCTTCCTGATGGGAAGGACCCAGATGATTTTATTAAAGAAAATGGAAGCAATAGATTTGAGCATTTTTTAAATAATTCCCTTAATTATTTAGACTTTAAGATTTTATTTTATAAAAAAAGATATAATCTAAATACTTTAGAAGGGAAAATAGATTTTACTAAAGAAATATCTAATATGCTTAAACAAATTGAGAGTCCTATAGAATTAGATGCCTATATTAATAAAGTGTCTTTAGAAACAAATATTTCTATAGATGCAATTAGGGAAGAAATACGAGAAAAACAAAGAGGACAGACCAATTCAGCCATTAAGGACAAGTATATTAATACTAATTATAGGAATACTAATAAATATAACATTTTGCCTGTAAAATACAATCTTGAGCCAGGACATTTGATGGCTGAGAAGAATTTACTAAACTTTTTAATCAAAGACAAAAAAATATTTGATCATATAAAAGATAGGTTTAGACCTGATGATTTTCTAGAACAAGTATATAGAAGAGCTGCTGAGATTATTTTTGATATTTACAATAATGAAGAAGAAATCCACCAAGACGAAATCACTATTCATTTTGAAGGAGAAGAACTGGAGAAGCTAAAGGAAGTAATTAATCTTGAGTCCGACTTTGGTGAGGACGAAAAAATTAAGGCTGTAGAAGACTATATAAAAAAGATAAATTACTATGAGTTGAAAATTAGAAAAAATGACATTAAGGAACAAATAGCCGATATTCAGAATAATAAGGCAAGGATTAAAGGAGATGTTGAAAAATTAATAAGAGAATTATGTTTAGAATTAATCGAAATAGACAAAGAACTAAAGCTACATCAGTAG
- the rpoD gene encoding RNA polymerase sigma factor RpoD, whose amino-acid sequence MSNFGKQKEPSIGVVKGLMDKGKKQGMLSYKEIMDTLEELDLDTDQIDEVYQNFEEMGIDIVGDKEEDILIDKDVEDEEVIDIEKEDLSPPKGISVDDPVRMYLKEIGKVPLLDADEETELAKRMEQGDEEAKRRLAEANLRLVVSIAKRYVGRGMQFLDLIQEGNLGLIKAVEKFDYRKGFKFSTYATWWIRQAITRAIADQARTIRIPVHMVETINKLIRVSRQLLQDLGREPTPEEIAKEMNLDEEKVREILKIAQEPVSLETPIGEEEDSHLGDFIEDDAAQAPAEAATFTLLKEQLMEVLDTLTPREQKVLRLRFGLDDGRARTLEEVGKEFDVTRERIRQIEAKALRKLRHPSRSKKLKDFLE is encoded by the coding sequence ATGAGCAATTTTGGAAAACAAAAAGAACCAAGCATAGGTGTTGTTAAAGGCTTAATGGATAAGGGAAAAAAGCAAGGAATGCTCTCATATAAAGAAATAATGGATACTCTTGAGGAATTAGATCTAGATACTGATCAAATAGACGAGGTATATCAAAATTTTGAAGAAATGGGAATAGACATAGTAGGAGATAAAGAGGAAGATATACTGATTGACAAAGATGTGGAAGACGAAGAAGTAATTGATATTGAAAAAGAAGATCTATCGCCTCCAAAAGGAATAAGTGTTGATGATCCTGTTAGAATGTACCTTAAAGAAATAGGAAAGGTTCCATTGCTAGATGCAGATGAAGAGACTGAACTAGCTAAGAGAATGGAGCAAGGAGATGAGGAAGCAAAAAGAAGGCTTGCAGAAGCAAACCTAAGATTAGTAGTAAGTATTGCGAAAAGATATGTAGGTAGAGGAATGCAATTTCTGGATCTTATTCAAGAGGGTAATCTTGGATTGATAAAGGCAGTAGAAAAGTTTGATTATAGAAAAGGATTTAAGTTCAGTACCTATGCAACTTGGTGGATTAGGCAAGCCATAACTAGAGCAATAGCTGACCAAGCAAGAACTATTAGAATACCAGTGCATATGGTAGAGACTATAAATAAATTAATAAGGGTTTCAAGACAGCTTTTACAGGACTTAGGTAGAGAGCCTACTCCTGAAGAAATAGCTAAAGAAATGAATCTTGATGAAGAAAAAGTTAGAGAAATATTGAAAATAGCTCAAGAACCTGTTTCTCTTGAAACTCCAATTGGAGAGGAAGAGGATAGTCATTTGGGTGACTTTATTGAAGATGATGCAGCACAGGCTCCTGCTGAAGCTGCTACATTTACTTTATTAAAAGAACAACTAATGGAAGTATTAGATACTCTTACACCTAGAGAACAGAAAGTTTTAAGACTTAGATTTGGACTTGATGATGGAAGAGCTAGAACTCTTGAAGAAGTAGGAAAAGAGTTCGATGTTACGAGAGAAAGAATAAGACAAATAGAAGCAAAAGCTCTAAGAAAACTAAGACATCCAAGCAGAAGTAAAAAACTTAAGGATTTTCTAGAATAA
- a CDS encoding class I SAM-dependent methyltransferase, whose amino-acid sequence MRLSPRLQAIADYVPRGALVADIGTDHGYIPVYLVDKEISNKIIATDINIGPLKNASSYIDEKYYGETIETRLGNGLKCLYPNEVDTIIIAGMGGLLIAEILENSKDITETVKRFILQPMSASEDLRKYLYDNKYKIIDEKLAKEGSKIYEIMLVTHGEDKIDKDIFYEIGKKLIENKDKHLKEFLDNKIRKTEKVLSTLKDNQAVEGKIRYEYLKTKYDGYKEVLNDLC is encoded by the coding sequence ATGAGATTATCTCCAAGACTGCAAGCTATTGCAGACTATGTTCCTAGGGGAGCTTTAGTGGCAGATATAGGAACTGATCATGGATATATTCCTGTTTACCTTGTAGATAAAGAGATATCTAACAAGATTATTGCAACAGATATCAACATTGGACCACTTAAAAATGCTAGTTCATATATTGACGAAAAATATTATGGAGAGACTATAGAGACTAGATTAGGGAATGGACTTAAATGCTTATATCCTAATGAAGTAGATACCATTATTATTGCGGGCATGGGAGGACTTCTAATCGCAGAGATACTTGAAAACTCCAAAGACATTACAGAAACTGTAAAGCGTTTTATACTTCAACCCATGTCAGCATCAGAGGATCTTAGAAAGTATTTATATGACAATAAATATAAGATTATAGATGAGAAGCTTGCTAAAGAAGGAAGCAAAATATACGAAATTATGCTAGTGACCCATGGAGAAGATAAGATAGATAAGGATATATTCTATGAAATCGGTAAAAAGTTAATTGAAAATAAAGATAAGCATCTCAAGGAATTTCTAGACAATAAGATTAGAAAAACAGAGAAGGTGCTAAGTACATTGAAAGATAATCAAGCCGTAGAAGGCAAGATTAGATATGAGTATTTAAAGACTAAATATGATGGGTACAAGGAGGTGTTAAATGATTTATGTTAG
- a CDS encoding Nif3-like dinuclear metal center hexameric protein encodes MLARDIVNLVNSIAPPELIEENWDNSGLQIGSLDSDIKRILISLDVSPLTVKYALDNNIDMIISHHPFFFTPIKSITQDNIKGKMITDLIKNDIIVYSMHTNLDSAENGTSEILSNKFKLSNTKILTKSYIEKLYKVAVYVPTSHSDIVRNAMAESGGGFIGNYSHCTFSTKGTGTFMPREGANPFIGESNKLEYVEEEKVETIVSEKDLNTVIESMLKAHPYEEVAYDVYNLHNKGKEYGYGRVGEIKKEMTLYDMALLTKEILDCDSVRLYGSPDKLIKKVAICGGSGIDFLKDVYSKKADVYITGDIKYHDAQLALEEGISLIDAGHFYTEKVVLPYIRSFLDDILKKEVQVLSYSEKSIPFMTI; translated from the coding sequence ATGTTAGCACGAGATATTGTGAATTTAGTAAACAGTATAGCTCCTCCTGAACTAATAGAAGAAAACTGGGACAATTCGGGTTTGCAAATAGGTAGCTTAGATAGTGATATAAAAAGAATTCTAATTTCTTTAGATGTTAGCCCTCTTACGGTAAAATATGCGCTCGATAATAATATAGATATGATAATATCTCATCATCCCTTTTTTTTCACACCAATAAAATCTATTACACAAGATAATATTAAAGGTAAAATGATAACAGATTTAATAAAAAATGATATAATAGTATATAGTATGCATACCAATCTAGATTCAGCAGAAAATGGAACTAGCGAAATACTTTCCAATAAATTCAAGCTATCTAATACGAAAATACTAACTAAGAGCTATATAGAGAAGCTATATAAAGTAGCTGTTTATGTACCTACCTCTCATAGTGATATAGTTAGAAATGCTATGGCAGAAAGTGGAGGGGGATTTATAGGAAATTACAGTCACTGTACTTTTAGTACAAAAGGGACAGGCACTTTTATGCCTAGGGAAGGGGCTAATCCATTTATAGGTGAGTCTAACAAATTGGAATATGTTGAAGAAGAAAAAGTTGAAACTATAGTAAGTGAAAAGGATTTGAATACCGTAATTGAATCAATGCTTAAAGCCCATCCTTATGAAGAAGTAGCTTATGATGTATATAATCTTCATAACAAAGGCAAGGAGTATGGATATGGTAGAGTCGGAGAAATAAAAAAGGAAATGACCTTATATGATATGGCACTATTGACTAAGGAAATATTAGACTGTGATAGTGTAAGATTATATGGAAGTCCTGATAAATTAATAAAAAAAGTAGCAATCTGTGGAGGAAGTGGGATTGATTTTCTAAAGGACGTATATTCTAAAAAAGCTGACGTATATATTACAGGAGACATAAAATATCACGATGCTCAACTTGCCTTAGAGGAAGGTATATCATTAATAGATGCAGGTCATTTTTATACTGAAAAGGTAGTATTACCATATATAAGGAGTTTTTTGGATGATATTCTAAAAAAAGAAGTGCAGGTTTTAAGCTATAGTGAAAAAAGTATTCCTTTTATGACTATTTAA
- the spoIIAA gene encoding anti-sigma F factor antagonist, which translates to MRISLDTRDKMLIVNFNGELDHHSAEEIRKEIDKIYFERRLDHIVLDLKKLNFMDSSGIGLIMGRYKNVSDNGGKLYIINASSRVEKILKMSGILKIVQMYNTLDDIPVNI; encoded by the coding sequence TTGAGGATTTCACTTGATACAAGAGATAAGATGCTTATTGTAAATTTTAATGGTGAACTTGATCATCATTCGGCGGAAGAAATTAGAAAGGAGATAGATAAGATATATTTTGAAAGGAGACTAGATCATATTGTCCTAGATCTAAAAAAATTGAACTTTATGGATAGTTCAGGTATTGGTTTGATAATGGGAAGATATAAAAATGTTTCTGATAACGGTGGTAAGCTTTATATAATAAATGCATCTTCAAGAGTTGAAAAAATACTAAAGATGTCAGGTATTCTAAAGATTGTGCAAATGTACAATACTTTAGATGATATTCCTGTTAATATCTAA
- a CDS encoding bifunctional 5,10-methylenetetrahydrofolate dehydrogenase/5,10-methenyltetrahydrofolate cyclohydrolase: MAEILKGAPVAKTIKERIKSDAESLKQKGIIPTLGIIRMGNRADDISYEKGVIKNCESVGIQARVFKVPADTPMDEFVELLKKVNEDDNIHGILMFRPLPDHIDYEIIKNIIDPRKDVDCMNPINLEKVFEGELDGFVPCTPKAVVEILKHYNVPLVGASVAIINRSMVVGRPLSMMFLGESSTVTICHSKTKNLPEVTANADIVVAAVGKAKMLGKEYLSQNSIVIDVGINDAGEGKICGDVDYDNVAENVKAITPVPGGVGSVTSAILLSHVIIACKNIIK; this comes from the coding sequence ATGGCTGAAATCTTAAAAGGAGCACCTGTGGCAAAGACAATAAAGGAAAGAATTAAATCAGACGCTGAGTCACTAAAGCAAAAGGGTATTATTCCAACGTTAGGAATTATTAGAATGGGAAATAGAGCTGATGACATTTCCTATGAAAAAGGCGTAATAAAAAACTGTGAGTCTGTAGGAATACAAGCTCGTGTTTTTAAAGTACCAGCAGATACTCCAATGGACGAATTTGTTGAACTCTTAAAAAAAGTAAATGAAGATGATAATATACATGGAATTTTAATGTTTAGACCATTGCCAGATCATATTGATTATGAGATTATAAAGAATATAATAGATCCTAGAAAAGATGTTGATTGCATGAATCCAATAAATCTTGAAAAGGTTTTCGAAGGGGAACTAGATGGTTTTGTTCCATGTACTCCAAAAGCCGTAGTAGAGATTTTAAAGCACTACAATGTTCCACTAGTAGGAGCAAGCGTAGCTATTATTAATAGAAGTATGGTAGTTGGGAGACCACTTAGCATGATGTTTCTAGGCGAGAGCTCTACTGTTACCATATGCCACTCAAAAACTAAAAACTTACCCGAAGTAACTGCAAATGCAGATATAGTTGTGGCAGCAGTAGGTAAAGCGAAAATGCTTGGAAAAGAATATCTTAGTCAAAATAGTATAGTGATAGATGTTGGAATTAATGATGCAGGTGAAGGAAAAATATGTGGTGATGTAGATTATGATAATGTAGCTGAAAACGTAAAAGCTATTACTCCAGTTCCTGGGGGAGTAGGCAGCGTAACATCGGCTATACTGCTTAGCCATGTAATCATTGCATGTAAAAATATTATAAAATAA
- a CDS encoding HAD family hydrolase, whose amino-acid sequence MIDTLLFDLDGTLLPLDIEIFTLKYFNELCNKFESIFEPRVLQEAVWASTKYMICNTQKEKTNKDCFFEDFQTRIERNLEELFPIFDEFYNKDFVNLKDSVNPNPVVKESIEILKDKGYNLVVATNPLFPKEAIFHRIDWAGLNADDFKLITTYENMHYCKPNIQYYEEILELINKKPDNVMMVGNDVQEDIISSKLGLKTFLIEDCLIDRKSPVYIPDYRGSISDFYEFVNELPRLKNKC is encoded by the coding sequence ATGATAGACACTTTATTATTTGATCTAGATGGAACACTTCTTCCGTTAGATATAGAGATATTTACATTGAAATATTTCAATGAGTTATGTAATAAATTTGAATCTATTTTTGAGCCAAGAGTATTACAGGAGGCTGTTTGGGCTTCTACCAAGTATATGATTTGTAATACACAGAAAGAGAAAACTAATAAGGATTGTTTTTTCGAAGATTTTCAAACTAGAATAGAACGAAATCTTGAAGAATTATTCCCAATATTTGACGAATTCTATAATAAGGATTTTGTAAATCTTAAAGATTCAGTAAATCCAAATCCTGTAGTTAAGGAGTCTATTGAAATATTAAAGGACAAAGGCTATAATCTGGTAGTTGCAACTAATCCTTTATTTCCTAAAGAAGCAATATTTCATAGAATAGATTGGGCTGGGCTTAATGCTGATGATTTTAAATTAATAACAACCTATGAAAACATGCATTATTGTAAGCCAAATATACAATATTACGAAGAAATATTGGAGTTGATAAACAAGAAGCCAGATAATGTTATGATGGTGGGAAATGACGTACAGGAGGATATAATATCTTCAAAACTTGGACTAAAAACATTTTTAATAGAGGACTGTTTGATAGATAGAAAATCACCAGTATATATACCTGATTATAGAGGAAGCATAAGTGACTTTTATGAATTTGTTAATGAGTTACCAAGACTAAAGAATAAATGTTAA
- a CDS encoding C4-type zinc ribbon domain-containing protein, producing MSQLKLLWSMQQHDRRLAQLIQKLKEIENEKKMDDLIVKLRQVEYDVTNKKTRKEVNELKIQRSNSKLEQILFKLNDIEGKLYDGSISDLKQLTYMNKEAQDTKKEFIKLEKEILILMEETEKLGQELMEVVDIYNKLKEEKDNNMKECESVSSQIKLEIKKEKIIISKISSRLSEDLRKKYTTLKASKGKVLAQVYDGKCNGCHMTIPLFIMSKLKNKDEITYCDNCGRILYYKES from the coding sequence ATGAGCCAGCTAAAGCTTTTATGGAGCATGCAACAACATGATAGGAGATTGGCACAACTAATACAAAAGCTTAAGGAAATTGAAAATGAAAAGAAAATGGATGATTTAATAGTTAAACTACGTCAGGTAGAATATGACGTAACCAACAAAAAGACTCGAAAAGAAGTAAATGAACTGAAAATACAAAGATCTAACAGCAAGTTAGAGCAAATTTTATTCAAGCTTAACGATATTGAAGGGAAGCTCTACGATGGTAGTATTTCAGACTTAAAGCAATTGACATATATGAATAAAGAAGCACAGGATACTAAAAAGGAGTTTATTAAATTAGAGAAAGAAATATTGATTTTAATGGAAGAGACAGAAAAATTAGGACAAGAGCTAATGGAAGTAGTCGATATATATAATAAGCTTAAAGAAGAAAAAGATAACAATATGAAAGAATGTGAATCTGTATCGTCTCAAATAAAGCTTGAGATTAAAAAGGAAAAAATAATAATTAGTAAAATATCATCTAGATTAAGCGAGGATCTTAGAAAAAAATATACTACACTAAAAGCAAGTAAGGGGAAAGTATTGGCTCAAGTATATGATGGTAAATGCAATGGGTGTCATATGACTATACCTTTATTCATAATGTCTAAGTTAAAAAATAAAGATGAAATAACCTATTGTGATAATTGTGGAAGAATACTATACTATAAGGAATCATAG